A segment of the Candidatus Cloacimonadaceae bacterium genome:
CAGTTTTGGGTTAAAGCAAAGCACAATTTCCCGACGAAGACTACATAATGATGGTGGTATTATGGGGAGATTTGTACATTCTGCCGGCACTTTTCTTGGCAAGACCGTTAATTTTTATTGACAATCACAGCGGAGCATTATAGTTTGTGCGCATCGATATTGACTATAAAAATCAATTGGGAGTGAAGATGATACGATCGCTATTACTTGTCACAATCCTGATCATAACCTGTCTTGCTTTGCATGCGCAAGCGGACTCTGACCGAGGGGAGCCACAAACACTCACACGCACCCCGGAATATGGCATCTTTGTGTCGCTTCCCACTACCGGGATCGAAACTTCACCCCGCAAGAATTGGAAGAATTCCATGGGCTCCAAAATAGGTATTTTTAGCAGATTTCCAGCCCATAGACTTCTGAATATTCAGGCGGAATTGCATCTTCAACAGCATATCGCAACGCTGAATGTGCCGCAACCCTACCCTTATGTGATCGCCATGAAAGAAACGCTCAATTCCTTTAAGCTGAGAATGCCGGTAACAGTTTGCTTGCTTGGCGATCATATTGCGAAAGAGTATCTCCCACAGATCGGTTTTGGCTTATATCTGGACACGCCGCTGTATTGCCGGAAGATCGAGAATCGGGATTATATATCTGAAATCAGGACGGAAAGATTTGATATCACAAGCTCATACCCAATGGTCACTCTCGGAATGAATATTCTGATCGGATTCAGAAAAGGACCGGTTTTTACAGAATTGCGCTTCAGCCATGATCTCACTGAACTTGAGCTGTCGCGTTTGGAGGGAAGAAACATCCGGCATTTTGATTCCGGCTTGGTGGTCGGCTACACTATGTTTTGAGAATGGTCTCCACCGGCGGGTCAATCTCGCGGAGCCGCTATTGCGGCATGGCTCGTGTCTCGTCAATCATTCAATGTCGCAAAAGGCATTTTTGCGTCTATTGGGATGCCGAACTCCGATTCGGCTGTGGTTTGCTTTAGTTGTGGGGAATCGGAATTCCCCACCCCAAGCTTGACATGACACTCGTGGGCTCAGGCATCAATCATACGGACTATTGTATTTATAGGTGAAGCCGCGAAAGTAAATATATTCACCATCCACGCGAGGAGTGATTTCCCAGATCGGATAAAAATATCTCTCACTGCTCAGAATCCCGTCAAAGAGCATTTGTTTCTCTCCCGTTTCCAGATTGATTCTGGCAATATTAGTCGCGCTGTAAACCTTTTGTGAGACATAGATATCTGCCCCCGTGGGAGAGAAAGCAAAGGCGCTGCAAACCTCCACTTCCCGGATGGTTCCATTTGCGCTATCGTAGATCCTCAGCTTGTTTGTGTCATTCACCCGCACATACGGTTTGCTCAATAAACCATAGAACCGCCGATTGTTTGAGACCCCAAGGGTGGGATAGGGACCGCTCTCCCGCATGATCATCGTGGAGCCTGCGCCATCGGCGTCGCAGCGATACAAACCAACGCCGGTCAATATATTATCATAGACGCTGTAGAAATAATACTTATCCAAATCACTGCGATAGACGGCATATTCAGCGGACGGGGAATTGTTGATTTCCACTCGCTCTCCCGTTTGGAGGTCAAGCCGGTTGATTTTGCCCTCCCGGATCATGGTGAGATATCGGTTGTCTGAAGAAAGAGCTGGGTGGTACAGGGTGTCGGCATTTTCCGGCGTGAGATTTTGGAGCTGTGTTCCCCAGAAACTAACGGTATAGATATCTCCGTTAGCAGCGAAATAGAGCTTTTGCGCGGCTATCGAGGCAGCCAGAAAAGACTTGTCCGTGCAGATCAAAGTGTCCGGTATCAACCGTATGTTGTTATCGTTGTCCATATTTCTGCGCACCAAGCTGTTGCCGAGAAAAAATACAGCATCCGGTTCAAAGCTAAAAGCCTTGCCCATTGCCGCGTCATAAAAACGCAATCCGCTAACCATCTGCACCGTAGGCTCAAGCTTCAGTGCGCTGTGCACCGCATAATCCACCGGCGGAAATATATACAGCAAATCGCAAGCCATAAGTAGAAACAACATCGCCACTGCGGTAAGAATCAAAGCCATCTGTCTAAACATCGGTTACGCTCCTGATTGGAAATACTTCATGGGGTATTTTTATCAAGGCGATATTTATGTCAAGCTGATTCTCATTCTTTTTTTTCGCAATCGTTCGGAAGCTCTCATTTCCACTAAGCCATTGACAAAATATGGGGATAAAAAATGCTTGAGCAAAAAGTAGAATTGAAGTGAGTAGATAAAATGAGGAAAGCAGTCGTCTCAATCGTCGGACGCCCCAACGTCGGCAAATCGACACTGTTCAACCGTCTGTGCCGCAAACGCATAGCCATTGTTGATTTTGAAGCCGGAATTACCCGCGACCGCAAATATGAGGACGTCGAATGGAACGGAAAACTCTTCCGTCTTGTCGATACCGGCGGGATAGTTTTTGACAGCGGCGAAGCCATGGACAAGATGATCAAGCATCAGGCACTGTTGGCGATCGACGAATCCGATCTGATCCTCTTTATGGTGGACGCGCAAACGGGGACCACGGACATCGACAAAGAGATCGCGCAGATCCTTTATCCGCATAGGGATAAGGTGATGCTGGTGGCAAATAAGGCGGATAACGAAAAGTTTGAATGGGAGATCTATGATTTTCTCCAGCTCGGATTTGGCGACGCCTTTCCGATTTCCGCTTCCCAGGGAAGAAACACCGGCAATTTCCTTGATGAACTACTCAGCCTCATTCCCGGAACCCAGGACGCCTATCTGGAAGAGAAAAAGGTGAACACCCGCATCGCTGTGGTGGGCAAACCGAATGTGGGCAAATCCTCCATCGTGAACCTGCTTTTGGGCAGCGAAAAACAAATCGTGGACGCTGTTCCGGGCACGACCAGAGACGCCATCGACACCGTATTTCGTTATCACGGAAAGGATTACACTCTGATCGACACTGCCGGATTGCGCCGCAAAACCAAGGTCACTTATGGCGTGGAGTATTTCAGCACGATGCGGACTATCGACGCGGTGGATAGATCGGACATCGTGATCCTGGTGCTCGCCGCCAATGAAGAAGTTTCCGTTCAGGACGTCAAGATCGCCTCTTATGCCAAACGCAAAATGAAAGAAATCATGATCATTTTCAACAAGTGGGATCTCGTGGAAAAAGAGACCGGCACCACCGGCAAGTTCGTCTCCGAGTTGCACTTGCAGATGCCTTTTCTGCAATTTGCCCCGATACAATTCATTTCCGCTTTGACGAGCCAACGCATTCACCGCGTGATGGAAACCATCGTCCGCATTGAAGAAGAAAGCGAAAAAAGAGTGAGCACCAGCGAGCTCAACCGCTTTATGGAAAGAGTGGTGGAACACCGTCCTCCCACCGATGCCAAGGGGCAACACATCAAGATTTTTTATATCACTCAGGCGGCGATCAAACCGCCAACCTTCATATTTTTCTGCAACAAACCGCGGCTGATCACGGAAAACTATCGCCGCTATCTCAATAATCAGATCAGGGAAATGTTTGCCTTTGAAGGGGTTAGCATCAAACTGATCTTCAAGGGAAGGGACAAGGAAGATGTGTCCGAATAGCAGATATATCGTATTTATGTGGCTTGTGGCGCTCGGATCATTTCTGATCGGCAGCATACCATTTGGCTGGATCATCGGCAAACTCTTTTACAAGAAGGACATCCGCAACGAGGGCAGCGGAAATATTGGTGCCACGAACGCTTTGCGAAGTTATGGCGCTGGAGCCGGAATCCTTGTATTGTTCCTTGACGCTGCCAAGGGGTTCGTCGTCACTTATGCTGCGCTGGTGTTTTGGCAGTGGGAGTATCTCACTCTCTTGGCGGGACTTATGGTCATCATGGGACACATGCACAGTGCCTTTCTCGGTTTCAAAGGCGGCAAGGGAGTCGCCACCGCGGTTGGCGTCTTTTTGGTGTTTGCTCCGATGCCCTTTTTGATCGTGCTGCCGCTTTTCGTGCTATCGGTGCTGATTACCCGTTATGTGTCCTTTTCATCGCTGCTTGCGGCAATCGGCATCCTCGTCGTTGCGGTAGTCGATTATCGTTTCCAGCCTGGAATCGCCTTGCTCAAATCGAGATATTCATCTTGCGAATACATCTGTGTGGTGGCTTTGATCGTCGCGCTCATCATCTTTAAGCACCTTCCTAATCTGAAAAGACTATATCAGGGAACCGAGAACAGATTCGGCTCTTCCAAAAAGGACATTACATAGAATGTGTGGAATCATCGGCGTTTTCGGAACTCCTCACGCGGCTCGGCTTGCCGCTTTGGGCATGTTTGCCGAACAGCATCGCGGTCAGGAAAGCTGCGGCATGGCGGTGAGCGACGGCAAGGTCATCCGCCTGCATAAAAGCATGGGACTGGTGAAGGAAGTCTTTACGGAAGAAAGGCTTGGCACTTTGCCGGGAGAGATCGCCATCGGACATGTGCGCTATCCAACCAAGGGCAGCGCCACGCATTTTAACTCCCAGCCCCATCTTGTGGAAACGCTATCGGGACCCACCTACGCGCTTTCCAGCAATGGAGACATCGTCAATTATGCGCAAATCCGCTTCATGCTGGAAGCCGAAAACATCTATTTTAATAGTGATAACGATGGAGAACTGTTAGTCAAATACATCGCCTGGCAGATCAAGATCAAGGGCAGCGGCATCCTGGATGCGATCCGGCACCTGATGCACGATATCAAAGGCGCGTATTCAAGTGTGTTCAGCACCCGGGACGAGCTCTATATGTTCCGCGATCCTTTGTGCATCAGACCCATGGTTTGGGGCAAACTCGCTGATGGAGCCGTAGTCGTGGCGTCTGAAAGCTGCGCGTTGGATACCATGGATGTGATCCAGCGACAGGAAGTTCCGCCGGCAGGAATCATCCGTGTGAACCGTGAGGGGATCACTATCATCGAAAACGATTCCGATCTCTATCGCAATCACAAAAACAACCGTAGTTGCATCTTCGAACATATCTATTTTTCCAGGCCGGACAGCTATCACTTTGGCGAAAACGTCTATGAAGTTCGGGAACAGATCGGAGCGTTTTTGGCAGACAGCGATAAAGAGCTTGAGGTCGATTGTGTCGTTCCGGTTCCGGATTCCTCCAATTTCATCGCGTTGGGCTATGCCAACCAAAAACGGGTTCCGCTTTCTCTGGGCTTGATCCGCAACCACTATGTCGGGAGGACTTTCATCAAACCGGAACAAACCGTCCGGGATGAAAGCGTGCGCCAGAAATTCAACGCCCTG
Coding sequences within it:
- the der gene encoding ribosome biogenesis GTPase Der — translated: MRKAVVSIVGRPNVGKSTLFNRLCRKRIAIVDFEAGITRDRKYEDVEWNGKLFRLVDTGGIVFDSGEAMDKMIKHQALLAIDESDLILFMVDAQTGTTDIDKEIAQILYPHRDKVMLVANKADNEKFEWEIYDFLQLGFGDAFPISASQGRNTGNFLDELLSLIPGTQDAYLEEKKVNTRIAVVGKPNVGKSSIVNLLLGSEKQIVDAVPGTTRDAIDTVFRYHGKDYTLIDTAGLRRKTKVTYGVEYFSTMRTIDAVDRSDIVILVLAANEEVSVQDVKIASYAKRKMKEIMIIFNKWDLVEKETGTTGKFVSELHLQMPFLQFAPIQFISALTSQRIHRVMETIVRIEEESEKRVSTSELNRFMERVVEHRPPTDAKGQHIKIFYITQAAIKPPTFIFFCNKPRLITENYRRYLNNQIREMFAFEGVSIKLIFKGRDKEDVSE
- the purF gene encoding amidophosphoribosyltransferase; this encodes MCGIIGVFGTPHAARLAALGMFAEQHRGQESCGMAVSDGKVIRLHKSMGLVKEVFTEERLGTLPGEIAIGHVRYPTKGSATHFNSQPHLVETLSGPTYALSSNGDIVNYAQIRFMLEAENIYFNSDNDGELLVKYIAWQIKIKGSGILDAIRHLMHDIKGAYSSVFSTRDELYMFRDPLCIRPMVWGKLADGAVVVASESCALDTMDVIQRQEVPPAGIIRVNREGITIIENDSDLYRNHKNNRSCIFEHIYFSRPDSYHFGENVYEVREQIGAFLADSDKELEVDCVVPVPDSSNFIALGYANQKRVPLSLGLIRNHYVGRTFIKPEQTVRDESVRQKFNALPHFFIGKSVLLVDDSIVRGTTIRKIVKMIKNAGAKEIHLRIGSPQVCYPCYYGIDTPDPKELVANRFSLEQIRERTGVDSLKHLTMKDLRASVQNPQDYCYACFDGDYPIGK
- the plsY gene encoding glycerol-3-phosphate 1-O-acyltransferase PlsY → MCPNSRYIVFMWLVALGSFLIGSIPFGWIIGKLFYKKDIRNEGSGNIGATNALRSYGAGAGILVLFLDAAKGFVVTYAALVFWQWEYLTLLAGLMVIMGHMHSAFLGFKGGKGVATAVGVFLVFAPMPFLIVLPLFVLSVLITRYVSFSSLLAAIGILVVAVVDYRFQPGIALLKSRYSSCEYICVVALIVALIIFKHLPNLKRLYQGTENRFGSSKKDIT